TCCAGCACGCGTCCCGCGACCGCATCGACCTCGTCGCGCTGCTGGCGGAAGCGCCCGGCGAGAAGCTGCCGCTGGCGCGCCACCGCCTCCGCGGCGAAGGCGGGGCGGCGGATCACGTCGGCGAACAGCGCCAGCGCCGGGGTCAGCGTCGCGGTGGGCACGTGCAGCGTCGCGCTCGTGCGGTCGTCGCCGGCATCGAACAGCCAGTTGATCCCGAGCATCTCGGTCTCGCGCGCGATGGCGTCGGCGCTGCGCGTCGCGGTGCCCTGTCGCAGCGTGGCGAGCAGCAGGTCCTGCGTCCCGCCCGCCCCCGGCGGGTCGATCGCCGCCCCCGCGTCCAGCACCAGCGCGACCCGGGTGATCGGCGTGTCGGGGCGCTGCGCATGGACCACCATGATCCCGTTCGACAGCGTCGTGCGGCGCACCGCCGGAAAGCGGAACGGCGCGGGCGGGCCGATCGGCGGCAGCGCGAGGTGCGGGGTCGGCGCCACCGGCGCGGCCGGTGCGGGCGATGGCGCAGCGGTCGCGCCCGGGGCCTCGCGGTGCGCGGCGGCGGGGCCGGGCACGACCGTCACGGTCAGCGCGGGCCGCGTCAGCCAGCGTCGCGCAGCCTCGCGGATCGCGGCGGGGGTCAGCGCCGCGGCGGCGTCGAGCATCCGGCCGCCGTACAGCGGGTCGTCCGCGATCAGCACGCCCGCGGCGATGTCGCCGCCCAGCGCCGTGCTCGATTCGTGCGACAGGGTGCGCAGCCCACGCTCGCGCATCGTCACCCGCCGGATCTCCTCGCGGGTCGGCCCCTCCTTCAGGAACCGGGCCAGCACCGCGTCGAGCCGGGCGGCGACGCGCGCGGGCTCGACGCCGGGTGCGACCGTATAGGCGATGCGGAAGATGCCGGTCCGGTTCGATCCGCCCGAGGCGACGAAGACCGAACTCGCCAGCCGCTCGCGCCGCACCAGCGCCCCGTCGAGCCACGCGCCCGACAGCGTCCCCAGCGTCTTCGCCGCCATGTCGAGCGCGAGCCCGTCGGGCCGCCCGGCCCCCGGCACCGCCCAGTATCGCGTCACCTCGGTCGCGGTGACGGCATCGGCCAGCGTCATCGCGACCGGCGCGGGCAGCGTCGGCACGGGAGCGGGCGGCGCGACCACCGGCGGGCCGGGGGAAAGCGCGCCGAAATGCCGCGAGACCAGCCGCTTCGCGGTCGCCAGGTCGATGTCCCCGACCAGCACCACCACCGCGTTGCGCGGGGTGTAGAAGCGGCGGTGCCAGTCGCGCACGTCGGCGACGGTCGCGGCGTTCAGCGTCGCCATCGACCCCAGCACGGTATGGCCGCTCGGGTGACCGGGCGGGAAGAGCGTCGCGAGCACGCGCTCGTGGATCGCGCTGCCGGCCTGCGCATCGGTCAGGCGGCGCTCGTTCTGGACGATGGCGCGATTGACGTCGAGCGCGGCGCGGTCGATCGCGCCCTCCAGATGCCCCATCCGGTCGGCCTCGAGGAACAGCACCCTCTCCAGCGCAGCGGTCGGCACCGTTTCGTAGAAGGTGGTATAGTCGGTGCCGGTCGTCGCATTGACGCCCGGATCGCCCAATTCGGTCAGTCGGGTCAGGTAATTGCCCGGCGCATTCTGCGACCCGTTGAACATCAGATGCTCGAACAGATGCGCGAACCCGGCGCGATCGGCGGGCTCGTGGGTCGATCCGACGCCGTAAGCGACCGTCACGCTGACGACCGGCGCCGCCCGGTCCGTCACCACCACGACGCGCAACCCGTTGGAAAGCGTGAAGCGCTGCGCATCCTCCGGCGTCGCGGCATGGAGCGCGACCGGGAGCAGCAGCAGCGCCAGCACCAGCGCGGCGGCGCGGCGCAGGGTCGCGCCCCGGCCGCTCACTGGTTCGCCAGCAGGGCGATGCAGCGCTGCGCCAGCGCCTTCACCCGCACCTGACCGTGGCGGTTGACCCACCTGAGGTTGCGCTCGAAGCCGTCGAACAGCGCCGGGTCGCGGTCGCGGAACAGCGCCGGATAATCGGGATGCTCGCCGCGAGCGCGCCGCTCCTCCTGCGCCTGCCAGATCGTCTCCAGCGTGGCCTGCGCCCGCGCTTCCTGCTCGCGCGACCAGTGATCGGCGTACAGCTCCAGCCCGCGCCAGGCGCGGAAGGTGGAGGAGAGGACCGACCGCCCCTCGTCCGCGGGCCAGGCGGCTGCCTCCCACAGGGCGGCCACGGCGTCCTGCTGCGGATCGACGGCGGTGTCGGCGGCGGACAGGACGGCGTCACGCGCGGCTTTCCATTCGGCATCCGAACCGCCGCGACGGTGGAGGTCGATCAGCATCGCCGCGACGTCGCCGCGCCAGTATCGGGCCTCGGGCGCATCGAGCATATCGATCATCAGCGAATTGGCGACGTCGCGCGCGCGTGGTCCCGACGGGCGCGCCGCGACACAGCCGCGGACGAAGATGCGCGCCGCGTCCGGCGTGCGCATCGCCGCCGCGATGGCATCGATCATGTCGATCACGGTCCGGGTGAGATCGAGAAAGCGGCGCAGGTCCGCCGCATCGTCGCCGGCGAGCGCGGTGGCGAGCGGGGCGGCCGGACGCTCGTCCTCCACCGACATGATGCGATCGATGCGCGCCAGCAACCGCGACCTCCTCGTCGCGGCGACCTCCGCCGTCGTCGTCGACGCCGTCACAGCGCCTCCTCCACCATGCGCGCCAGGCGCAGGCGGGACGCCATGCCCGCGACGCGCGCGACCTCGCGCCCGTCGCGGAACAGGATCAGCTGCGGGAGCGCGCGGACACCGTGCGCCTCGGCCAATGCGGGATGCGCCTCGGCATCGACCTTGGCGATGGTCGCGCGTCCGGCGACATCCTCCGCGAGGTCCTCCAGCACCGGCGCCAGCGCGCGGCACGGCGCGCACCATGGGGCCCAGAAATCGACCAGAACGACCCCCGCGTCCGGCGCCAGCACGCGGGCGGCAAAGGCCGCGTCGTCCAGCGCGATCGTTCCCATCGTCATCACTCCCTTTACGCGCGCCCGCCGACCATCATCCGGTCGATCCTGACGGTCGGCTGGCCGACGCCGACGTCGAGCCATTGTCCTTCCTTGCCGCACGACGCCTCGCCGCTGTCGAGCGCGAGGTCGGACCCGATCATCCCGATGTGCCGCAGCGCCTCGTCGCCCGCGCCGATCAGCGTCGCGCCGTCGATCGGCGCGGTGACGCGACCGTTCTCGATCAGGAACGCCTGCGTCGTGCTGAAATTGAACCGCCCGCTGACGATATCGACCTGCCCGCCGCCGAACTCGACCGCGTAGATGCCGTGATCGACCGACGCGAGGATGTCCGCGGGATCGTCGCGGCCCGCCGCCAGGAAGGTATTGGTCATCCGCGGCATCGGCAGATGGGCGTAGGACTGGCGCCGCCCGTTGCCGGTCGGCCGCGCGTTCATCAGCCCCGCGTTCAGCCGGTCCTGCATCAGCCCGACCAGCACGCCGTCCTCGATCAGGACGGTGCGGTCGGCGGGCGTGCCTTCGTCGTCGATGCCGACCGATCCGGCACGGCCGGAAAGGCCGCCGTCGTCGATCACCGTCACGCCGGGCGCGGCGATCCGTTCCCCCATGCGCCCGGTGAAGACCGAAATGCCCTTGCGGTGGTGGTCGCCCTCCAGCCCGTGGCCGACCGCCTCGTGGAACAGCACGCCGGGATAGCCGGGGGCAAGGACGACGGGCATCGTGCCGGTGGGCGCCGGGTACGCGTCGAGGTTAACCGTCGCGATCTCGACCGCGCGGCGCACGGTGCGGCGCAGCGCTTCCTCGTCCAGCGCGGCGAGGTCGTGCCGGCCGCCGAGGCTCGCGCTGCCGCGCCCGCGCCGGTCGCCCGCCTGCGCTACCACGGTCAGCCCGACGCGCAGCAACGGGCGCACGTCGGCGTGCATCCGGCCGTCGAGCCCGATGACGAGAACGACCTGATCGGCGGCGGTCATGCCGGCATCGACCCGCTCGACCCGCGGATCGGCATCGCGCGCGAGCGCGTCGATACGTTCCAGTAGCGCGATCCACGCCGCCGCGTCGGGGGCGGAGACCGGGTCGACCACGGGGTACAGACCGTGGTGGCCGCCGACGCGCGCCACCGGCACCGCCGCGACCGGCGGTGCCGCATCGCCGTGGCGCATCATCGCGCGTACCGCCCGCGCGGTGTCGAGCAGCGCGGGTTCGCGCAGGTCGGCGCTGTGCGCGAAGGCGACCTCGCCGTGGCGCGCGGCGCGGATGCCGACGCCCTGCCGCATTTCGAACCCGCCGCCGACGACCCGCCCGTTCTCCAGCCGCCAGCGCCGCGTCTTCACCGCCTCGAAATAAATATCGGCCAGGTCCGCGCCGGTCGGCACCAGCGCGGCCATGGCGCGCCCGATCGCCGCCTCGTCGAGCCCGGCGGGGGAGAGGATCGCGGCTCCGGCGATCTCCATCGGGATGTCGATCATGCCGTGCCTCCCACGGTCATGCCGTCGATCAGGATCGATCCGCTGCGGATCGCGCCGTGGCGCTCGACGTCGTCGCCGACCGCGACGATCGCGTGCAGCATCCGCGCCAGGTCGCCGCCGACCGTGACATCGATCACCGGATGGTCGATCCGCCCGCCGACGACCCGGAACCCCGCCACCGCGCGGGTCCAGTTGCCCGTGACGGGGTCGGTCGCGCCGCCCAGCAGGTGCGTGACGAACAGCCCGTCGCCGAGCCGCGCCAGCATCGCGTCGAGGTCCCCGCCCGGCAGGCGGCTGCGCAGCGACAGGTTCCACGGCCCGTTGGCGTTGCCGGTCGAGCGCATCCCCAGCCGCCGCGCGGAGCGGGTGGCGAGGAAATAGCCGGTGGCGACCCCGCCCTCGACCACCGGCCGGCGCGATCCCGCGACTCCTTCCGCGTCGAAGCCGCCGCTCGCCATGCCATAGGGTTCGGACGGATCCTCGATCAGGTCGAGATGATCGGCCGCCACCGCCCGTCCGATCGCGTCGCGCAGGAAAGTGGTGCCGCGCTCCTGCGACCCGCCGCTCAGCGCGCCGACCAGATCGCCGACGATCGCGGGCGCCACGCGCGGGTCGAACAGCACCGGCATCGTCCCCCCCGGCATCGCGCGCGCGCCCAGCCGCCCGGTCGCGCGCGTCACCGCCTGCGCGGCGAGCGCGCCCGCCGAGGGCAGGTCGGCGAGGCGGCGCTCGTAGCCGTCGGCGTGATCCTGCATCGCGCCGCCCGCGCCCTGCGCCATCACGACCAGCCAGCGGCCGTGGAGCGAGGAGGCGGCGCTGCGGCAGAAGCCGTCCGAGGTCGCCAGCGCCATCAGCGCCTCCTGCGACGTGGTGCCCGCCTCGACGACGCGCACGCCCGCGTCGTGCCGCGCTGCCCCGGCCTCGATCTCGGTGGTGGTCGCGATCAACTCGTCCGCCTCCGGCTGGTCGCCGGCGTCGAGCGCGGGCATCGCGCCGTCCCACGCCAGCCAGTCGCGATCGGCAAGCCCGGTGCCGGCGTCCGGCTCCACGCGCCGGGCGATGGCGACCGCCTCCTCCGCAACGCGCGCGATCGAGGCGGAATCGAGCGCGGTCGCCGAGGCGCTGCCGTTGCGTCCGTCGCGGAAGACGGTGACGCCGAGCGACTGGTAGCCGTCGCGCAGCCGCGTCTCTATCGTGCCGCCGCGCGCGACGAAGCGCACGCCCCCGCCCGCCCGCACGTTCGCGCTCGCGGCATCGGCGCCGAGCGCCACCGCGCGCTCGACCGCCGCCGCCGCGGCATCGCGGAGCGCGGCCTCGCTCCACTGGGTATAGTGCCGCGCCGTCGTCATCGATCGTCCCGTTCGACCGCCGCGCCCGTGGCGATGGCGCCCTCGATCGTCAGCTTGTGGGTGTAGAAGCCGCGCAGCCGGTCGTCGTGGACGACGCTGACCAGCGTCACGCCGGGCAGCGCGGCGAGCAATTCGCGGTGGAAGAAGCGCGCGTTGTCGCCGTCGAGCGCACTGGTCGCCTCGTCCAGCACCAGCAGCGTCGGGCGGTGGAGCAGGATGCGCGCCAACGCGATCCGCTGCTGCTCGCCCGGCGACAGCTCGTCCTGCCAGATGCGCAGCGCGTGGAGCTGGTCGGCATGGTCGGCCAGCCGCACGCGCGCCAGCAGCGCCGCGATCGCGGCATCGTCGTGCGCCTCGGGCGCGTCGGGGAAGCAGATCGCGGCCTTGAGCGTGCCGAGCGGCAGGTACAGCCGCTGCGGCACGAACATGACGACGCCCTCGCCGGTCATCGCGACCGCGCCCGCGCCGTCCGGCCACAGCCCCGCCATCGCGCGCAGCAGCGTGCTCTTGCCCGCGCCCGAGGGACCCTCGACCAACCAGCGTTCGCCCTCGCGCACCGTCCAGTCGCCGACGTCGAGCAGCGACGCGCCGTGCGGGCGGTGCAGCCGCAACCCGGCCGCCGACAGCGCGACGCCGGCGGCGGTCCCGGTCGCGAAGTCGATGCCGCGCGGGCGCTTCAGGTCCATCGCGTCGTCCAGCGCCTTCAATCGGTTCAGGCTGGCGATCTGGAACGCGATCATGCCGTAGCTCTGCACGACATAGGACAATTGCATGACAAGCTGTTGGAAGGCGTCGCGCGCGCCCATCATCTGGCCGAAGCTGAATGCGCCCGCGAAGTAGCGCGGCACGAGCAGGAACAGCGGCAACATGCTGCTCAGCCGCTCGTAGATGCCCTGTCCGGTCTGGATGCCGAGCAGGCCGTACATGAGGCTGCGATAGTTGCGGCGGATCGCGGCGAAGGCGGTGCCAAGCGCCTCGCGCTCGGTCGCGGTCGCACCGACGAAGCCGATCTGCGCGGCGTTGCGGCGGACGTGGATCAGCCCGGCGCGGAAATCCGCCTCGTAATGCTGGTCGCGCATCCGCGCACGGACATAGGGGCGCCCGATCAGGGAGATGACCCAGCTGCCTGCGAAGGCGAAGGCGACCGCATACCAGATCGTGCTGCCCGGGATCGACAGCGTGCGGCCGAACAGCGACAGGCGGATCGGCGCCGCCGTCTCCATCAGGATGATCGCGAAGCTGACCGACCCGACGATCATGCCGACGAAGCCCAGCGCCAGCGTGACGAGCGAGGTGTCGCCGTTGCGGCTGGTGCCGGTCACGTCGGCGATGTCGACCGCGATGCGCTGGTCGGGGTTGTCGATCACCTGCAACCGCTCGATCTCGGCGAAGCGGTTGTTCGTCATCCAGCGGTCGAGGTAGCGCCGCGTCATATAGGTGCGCCAGCGGATCGCCAGCACCATGCGCGCATAGGTGTCGATCAGCGTGCGGACGATCTGCATCGCCATGATGATGGCGAAGCTGAACAGCAGCGGCACGAACTGCGACGCCTGCCGCTGCTCCAGGCTGTCGAAGAACGCCTGCTGCCAGCGGTTGCCGGCGATGAAGACCCAGGCGCTGCCGAACTGGAGCGCGAGGAGGACGATCAGCAGCGCCCAGGCCGCCTTCCAGTCGGGCGAGGTCCAATAGGACGTCAGCAGCCTCCAGCCGTGGCGCCAGCGCTCGCCCGCGGGCTGCGGCGCGTCGAGGCCCGTCTCGCGACGGGCCTCCTTGCCGTGGGGTTGGGGTAGCATGGGGCTGGCTCCGGCGATCGACTCAGAAGAAGCGGTAGCCGACCGTAAGCCGCCAGTTGCGCGGTTCCAGTACCGGCACCGCACTGTTCGAGAAGGTCGGGCCGTAATTGACCCGGTCGAACACGTTGCGCACGCCCAGGTTCAGGTCGAAGCGGCCGACCTTGGCGAAGAGGTTGAGGTCCACCTGCCGCGTCCCGGGCACGAACAGCGTTCCACGGGTGTCCACCGCCGAGCTGGAGCTGCCGTACAACCCGCCGGCGAAGCCCAGGCTGTTCTCGCCGCCGATCTTCTTGGTGTAGTTCAGGAAGACGCTGTACTGGTCGCGCGGCTGCGCCGCTATGACGTTGCCGAACTCCAGCGGCTCGATGTTGCTGAAGTCGGTCCGAACGAAGCTCGCCTGCGCGGTCAGCCCGGGCAGGATGGTGCCGGTGATGTTGAAGTCGACGCCCTTGCTCTCCTGCCCCGGCTGCGCGATCAGGAAGTCGGGGTTCCTTGGATTGGTGACGAGGACGTTGCTCTGGCGGATCACGAAATAGGACAGGTTCACGACCGCGCGGTCGTTGAACAGGTCCCATTTCAGGCCCCCTTCCAGATTGCGCGACCTGATGTCCGGCAGCGCGTTGCCCTCCGCGTCGAGCAGGATCGTCGGGACGTAGCCGTAGACCAGATTGCCGAAGAGCGAGAGGTTCTTGGTGACGTCCAGCACCGCGCCGAAGTCCGGCGTCGTCCCGTCCCCCGCCTCGGAGGTGTTGAACCGGCTGGTCGCGCCGCGGAACACGGTCGTCTTCGTCTCGTTGCGGCGCACGCCCGCCAGCAGCGTCAGCTTCCAGAATTCGGCGACGTACTGGCCGTACTGGCCGAACTGGGTGTTGGTGACGGTGTTCCTGAAGTCGAAATTGCCGGTCGGGATCGGGATCACCCTCGGCGTCAGGAGGTTGACGACGTCGGTGAACCCGCCGTCGACGTTGAACTGTGTCGTCTTGTTCCAGGTCTTCGTCAGGCCGGCGATGATCGAGTGCTTGACCGGACCCGTCGTGAAGGTGGCGCGGGCGTAGCCGTCGACCGCGTCGCCGGTGCCGCGCTGGCGGTTGCGAAGGGCGGAGACGAACGCGTCGCCGGGCTCCGCCGGGATCAGGCCGAACGGCGCCACCGACGCATTGTCGAATTGCTGCACCTCGTGCTGGCCGCGAAGGACCAGCGTCAGCCAGCTCGCCACCTGCTGCGTCGCATCGCCGAACAGGCGGGTGCTCGATACCTGGAAATACTGGTCGCGGCCCAGGATCGGCTGGTCGACCGGGCGGTCGATGATTCGGCCGGTGGCGAAGTTGAAGACGGTATAGGCGGGCCGTCCGAAAATCTGGTTTGCCGCGGAGGCGCCGAGCAGCACGTCGGTATTGCCGTTCTTGAAGCGGATCGACGGCGCGAACAGATAATCCTCGTCGCCGCGATAGCCGCCGTAGTTGCGGTCCGCGGTCGCCGCGACCGCGATGACGCGCGCGCTCAGCGTCTTGGCGTCGTTGATCGCGTTGTTGGCGTCGATCGTCAGCCGCGCCTGCCCGAACGATCCGGTCTGCGCCGTCGCGGTCAGCAGCGGCTGCGCGAACGGCCTCTTGGTCACGATGTTGACCGTACCGCCCAGGTTGCCGCGCCCGGCGAGCAGCGCGTCGGGGCCCTTGAGCACCTCGATCCGCTCGATATTGGCGACCGGCTGCGTGATGCCGGCGGCGGTGCCCAGGTTGCTCGCCGCGGGCAGGCCGTTGAGGATGCCGCCGGCCGCGAAGCCGCGTACCGAATAGCTGACGCCGCCCTGCACCGCCGATCCGTTGACGCGGACGCCGCCCGCGTTGCGCAGCGCGTCGAACACGGTCAGCGCCTGCTGGTCCTCGATCGTCTTGCTGGTGATGACCTGCGTGTTGCGCGACTGTTCGCGCAGCGACCGGCCGGTACGGGTGGAGGTGGTCGCGCGGTTGGCCAGCGCGTCGACCTCCGCCTCGTCACGCCGTGCGATCACCTGGATATCGCCCGATACCAGCAGGACGCCGTCGCGCTCCTCGATCGCCAGTCCGGAGCCGGCGATCGCGGCGGCCACCGCGGCGCGCGCGCTGCGGGCCCCCTCGACCGGGTTCGACGTCCGGTCCGCGACCGCGTCGGGATC
The sequence above is drawn from the Sphingomonas adhaesiva genome and encodes:
- a CDS encoding M16 family metallopeptidase, producing the protein MSGRGATLRRAAALVLALLLLPVALHAATPEDAQRFTLSNGLRVVVVTDRAAPVVSVTVAYGVGSTHEPADRAGFAHLFEHLMFNGSQNAPGNYLTRLTELGDPGVNATTGTDYTTFYETVPTAALERVLFLEADRMGHLEGAIDRAALDVNRAIVQNERRLTDAQAGSAIHERVLATLFPPGHPSGHTVLGSMATLNAATVADVRDWHRRFYTPRNAVVVLVGDIDLATAKRLVSRHFGALSPGPPVVAPPAPVPTLPAPVAMTLADAVTATEVTRYWAVPGAGRPDGLALDMAAKTLGTLSGAWLDGALVRRERLASSVFVASGGSNRTGIFRIAYTVAPGVEPARVAARLDAVLARFLKEGPTREEIRRVTMRERGLRTLSHESSTALGGDIAAGVLIADDPLYGGRMLDAAAALTPAAIREAARRWLTRPALTVTVVPGPAAAHREAPGATAAPSPAPAAPVAPTPHLALPPIGPPAPFRFPAVRRTTLSNGIMVVHAQRPDTPITRVALVLDAGAAIDPPGAGGTQDLLLATLRQGTATRSADAIARETEMLGINWLFDAGDDRTSATLHVPTATLTPALALFADVIRRPAFAAEAVARQRQLLAGRFRQQRDEVDAVAGRVLERRLWGEGSPYANAAAIDPDRLARTTGDELAALHRAWFRPDKAMLFVVSDLSLEQARAALEAAFGDWRATGAAGRKPEATLAPAPAAPQVVLIDAPGSVQTLIAAAFPAPAKAQDDLFALQLGADALGGARGRINLDLRERHGWTYGAGGAFVRRDAGMTWQLRTAVQTDRTGAAMDAIRREVTDFVGERPLTQEELDSRIHTAEARLPGAFATGDSVLAAMRSNVALGRPDDFQAALPARYAALRRDDVVAALRRAIDPTWLTWIVIGDAAAIRPQLGPGWRITGNPAPSVTTPR
- the trxA gene encoding thioredoxin yields the protein MTMGTIALDDAAFAARVLAPDAGVVLVDFWAPWCAPCRALAPVLEDLAEDVAGRATIAKVDAEAHPALAEAHGVRALPQLILFRDGREVARVAGMASRLRLARMVEEAL
- a CDS encoding metallopeptidase TldD-related protein — protein: MIDIPMEIAGAAILSPAGLDEAAIGRAMAALVPTGADLADIYFEAVKTRRWRLENGRVVGGGFEMRQGVGIRAARHGEVAFAHSADLREPALLDTARAVRAMMRHGDAAPPVAAVPVARVGGHHGLYPVVDPVSAPDAAAWIALLERIDALARDADPRVERVDAGMTAADQVVLVIGLDGRMHADVRPLLRVGLTVVAQAGDRRGRGSASLGGRHDLAALDEEALRRTVRRAVEIATVNLDAYPAPTGTMPVVLAPGYPGVLFHEAVGHGLEGDHHRKGISVFTGRMGERIAAPGVTVIDDGGLSGRAGSVGIDDEGTPADRTVLIEDGVLVGLMQDRLNAGLMNARPTGNGRRQSYAHLPMPRMTNTFLAAGRDDPADILASVDHGIYAVEFGGGQVDIVSGRFNFSTTQAFLIENGRVTAPIDGATLIGAGDEALRHIGMIGSDLALDSGEASCGKEGQWLDVGVGQPTVRIDRMMVGGRA
- a CDS encoding TldD/PmbA family protein, translated to MPALDAGDQPEADELIATTTEIEAGAARHDAGVRVVEAGTTSQEALMALATSDGFCRSAASSLHGRWLVVMAQGAGGAMQDHADGYERRLADLPSAGALAAQAVTRATGRLGARAMPGGTMPVLFDPRVAPAIVGDLVGALSGGSQERGTTFLRDAIGRAVAADHLDLIEDPSEPYGMASGGFDAEGVAGSRRPVVEGGVATGYFLATRSARRLGMRSTGNANGPWNLSLRSRLPGGDLDAMLARLGDGLFVTHLLGGATDPVTGNWTRAVAGFRVVGGRIDHPVIDVTVGGDLARMLHAIVAVGDDVERHGAIRSGSILIDGMTVGGTA
- a CDS encoding ABC transporter ATP-binding protein/permease, whose product is MLPQPHGKEARRETGLDAPQPAGERWRHGWRLLTSYWTSPDWKAAWALLIVLLALQFGSAWVFIAGNRWQQAFFDSLEQRQASQFVPLLFSFAIIMAMQIVRTLIDTYARMVLAIRWRTYMTRRYLDRWMTNNRFAEIERLQVIDNPDQRIAVDIADVTGTSRNGDTSLVTLALGFVGMIVGSVSFAIILMETAAPIRLSLFGRTLSIPGSTIWYAVAFAFAGSWVISLIGRPYVRARMRDQHYEADFRAGLIHVRRNAAQIGFVGATATEREALGTAFAAIRRNYRSLMYGLLGIQTGQGIYERLSSMLPLFLLVPRYFAGAFSFGQMMGARDAFQQLVMQLSYVVQSYGMIAFQIASLNRLKALDDAMDLKRPRGIDFATGTAAGVALSAAGLRLHRPHGASLLDVGDWTVREGERWLVEGPSGAGKSTLLRAMAGLWPDGAGAVAMTGEGVVMFVPQRLYLPLGTLKAAICFPDAPEAHDDAAIAALLARVRLADHADQLHALRIWQDELSPGEQQRIALARILLHRPTLLVLDEATSALDGDNARFFHRELLAALPGVTLVSVVHDDRLRGFYTHKLTIEGAIATGAAVERDDR
- a CDS encoding TonB-dependent siderophore receptor — translated: MRTKRSIVLSSLLLGGTIGTAVLLPPTASAQSRRITVPAQPLAQALQRIAEQSGRRIEFDPDAVADRTSNPVEGARSARAAVAAAIAGSGLAIEERDGVLLVSGDIQVIARRDEAEVDALANRATTSTRTGRSLREQSRNTQVITSKTIEDQQALTVFDALRNAGGVRVNGSAVQGGVSYSVRGFAAGGILNGLPAASNLGTAAGITQPVANIERIEVLKGPDALLAGRGNLGGTVNIVTKRPFAQPLLTATAQTGSFGQARLTIDANNAINDAKTLSARVIAVAATADRNYGGYRGDEDYLFAPSIRFKNGNTDVLLGASAANQIFGRPAYTVFNFATGRIIDRPVDQPILGRDQYFQVSSTRLFGDATQQVASWLTLVLRGQHEVQQFDNASVAPFGLIPAEPGDAFVSALRNRQRGTGDAVDGYARATFTTGPVKHSIIAGLTKTWNKTTQFNVDGGFTDVVNLLTPRVIPIPTGNFDFRNTVTNTQFGQYGQYVAEFWKLTLLAGVRRNETKTTVFRGATSRFNTSEAGDGTTPDFGAVLDVTKNLSLFGNLVYGYVPTILLDAEGNALPDIRSRNLEGGLKWDLFNDRAVVNLSYFVIRQSNVLVTNPRNPDFLIAQPGQESKGVDFNITGTILPGLTAQASFVRTDFSNIEPLEFGNVIAAQPRDQYSVFLNYTKKIGGENSLGFAGGLYGSSSSAVDTRGTLFVPGTRQVDLNLFAKVGRFDLNLGVRNVFDRVNYGPTFSNSAVPVLEPRNWRLTVGYRFF